Proteins from a single region of Halogeometricum borinquense DSM 11551:
- a CDS encoding Ig-like domain-containing protein has protein sequence MVTSVFASTATFAGTAVADTGTVTAPAEDVEVGTDANFTVEDTDNPNPAKIVYFSDSDGTINEAETKTGDGTNKSFTVGRSIVDSDLDGNLDDEVTVTNTSDGSTYNVSSIDPIDGNVTVENAPNSSTEIEIAYTTAPEAQNIDLSGDGTVTATIGTAKSNANTDDGILKVAAGDTLTAAYWDASAGVYRSATASVTAANTAPTANDDTTTVTKGESVTIPVLDNDEDDGSLNTSSVTVVSEPSEGETTVHSNGSITYTHTADSEANDSFTYEVADDQGEVSNTANVDVTVEVANTAPTANDDTTTVNKGETVTVPVLDNDVDDGTFDNSSLIVVSGPSEGETTVNSDGTITYTHTADRVADDSFKYKVEDDQGVESNIATVDVTVETAVPDNTAPKYLASAHYDEDEGDGDTEIELSFSEPVENLGDSEIYINGDPKGTLSGYAASIDHTGGRYVATLDGNQVNTGDIKIRLADDITDTSDSENRLSNPGNKSVVVAPVTVSEAERNLNVYIGTKIAVVGDSPNTPVEIVNGDYQAGSTGDNSHVYIFDTANEDTDDYDITIGSGADEVEVEVILRNLALDIDIDDRNVTEDETIEGMVSSKDGNRPVTLELLDDDGDVVKGSTITGRFDGQAEYEFSLDASSLDLDPGEYNLRVTDDQSGVQEESRDITVTEAGIGVAEIPGDRTFYEDRGDVAKIAIDIRNTDTATLAIGNSDKGFRSNVTVKDGNEDGRVELLFNTYAVTGLEGELSDSERDAVYSTNNSEDSVTDADVDEQNSVSSLLEGASYPLEVRAGESSDMSDSQGVGQLILQERETSWIQSWTAPSQRNYDTADEIHEAITTNNLTKSNKVAFGDLAVHRIKASGIEGALKTKADDVEDAFFELSDDGDISFTVEQADPGPNREPYQFVLDGSHSDVVADGENDTYYVIVDTDEVETTERSVEPEHSLTANFTVFGDTGLADEEDQTVKAKYELVEAEFGVEEPLNVSATADEVIGGETNLAPGTQIDILIRDSGDTRPPFVKTGTAYVSEDGTFESTVDFSEQSVNDTFDAFIDGGPAGEVTIEGNVVDDGETPTPTDTPITSTSTTTTDTSTDTPTPTKTATPTDTPTPTETLQPVDTPGFGIPIAVVAFLAAALLVSRRE, from the coding sequence GTGGTAACGTCGGTATTCGCTAGTACTGCGACGTTCGCGGGGACGGCCGTGGCCGACACCGGAACGGTCACAGCCCCCGCAGAGGACGTCGAAGTCGGTACCGACGCGAACTTCACCGTTGAAGACACAGACAATCCGAACCCCGCGAAAATCGTCTACTTCAGCGACAGTGACGGGACGATAAACGAGGCGGAAACAAAGACGGGAGACGGCACAAACAAGTCGTTCACCGTCGGGAGGTCCATCGTCGATTCTGACCTCGACGGAAATCTCGACGACGAAGTGACCGTCACAAACACGTCGGATGGGTCCACGTACAACGTAAGCAGTATCGACCCCATCGACGGGAACGTCACCGTCGAAAACGCGCCGAACAGCAGCACAGAGATCGAAATAGCATACACCACCGCACCGGAAGCGCAGAACATCGATCTCTCGGGTGACGGGACGGTGACCGCAACGATCGGAACGGCCAAGTCGAACGCCAACACGGACGACGGGATTCTCAAAGTGGCTGCCGGCGATACACTTACCGCCGCGTACTGGGATGCGAGTGCGGGAGTCTACCGTTCTGCGACCGCCAGCGTAACGGCCGCCAACACGGCACCGACGGCGAACGACGACACGACGACAGTCACCAAAGGTGAAAGCGTCACTATCCCCGTCCTCGATAATGACGAAGACGATGGGAGCCTCAACACCTCCTCGGTGACCGTTGTCTCCGAACCGAGTGAAGGGGAGACGACGGTACACAGTAACGGTAGCATTACGTACACGCACACGGCTGACAGCGAAGCGAACGACTCGTTCACGTACGAAGTTGCGGACGACCAAGGAGAAGTCTCGAACACCGCCAACGTAGATGTGACCGTCGAAGTCGCCAACACGGCACCGACGGCGAACGACGACACGACGACGGTCAACAAAGGAGAGACCGTTACTGTCCCCGTCCTCGACAATGACGTGGACGATGGTACCTTCGACAACTCCTCTCTGATCGTGGTCTCGGGACCAAGCGAAGGGGAGACAACGGTGAACAGTGACGGTACCATCACGTACACGCACACGGCCGATAGAGTGGCTGATGACTCGTTCAAATACAAAGTTGAAGACGACCAAGGAGTGGAATCGAACATCGCTACCGTGGATGTGACTGTCGAGACCGCCGTACCTGATAACACGGCCCCCAAGTATCTTGCCAGCGCCCACTACGACGAGGACGAAGGCGACGGAGACACTGAAATCGAACTCTCGTTCAGTGAACCCGTCGAGAACCTCGGAGACTCAGAGATATACATCAACGGCGACCCGAAAGGAACGCTCAGCGGGTACGCCGCCAGTATCGATCACACCGGTGGTCGGTACGTTGCGACGCTCGACGGCAACCAAGTGAACACGGGCGATATCAAAATCCGACTCGCCGACGATATTACGGATACGTCGGACTCGGAGAACCGTCTCAGTAACCCCGGAAACAAATCGGTCGTCGTCGCACCGGTGACCGTCTCGGAAGCCGAGCGAAATCTGAACGTGTACATCGGAACGAAAATTGCCGTCGTCGGAGACTCTCCTAATACGCCCGTCGAAATCGTCAACGGGGACTATCAGGCCGGTTCGACCGGCGACAACAGCCACGTCTACATCTTCGATACGGCCAACGAAGATACCGACGACTACGACATCACTATCGGAAGTGGCGCAGACGAAGTCGAGGTCGAAGTCATACTCCGTAACCTTGCTCTCGACATCGATATCGACGACCGAAACGTCACCGAAGATGAGACAATCGAAGGGATGGTCTCCTCGAAAGACGGTAACCGACCGGTCACACTCGAGCTCCTTGACGATGACGGCGACGTCGTCAAGGGGAGCACTATTACGGGCAGATTCGACGGACAGGCGGAGTACGAGTTCAGCCTCGACGCGTCGAGTCTCGATCTCGATCCCGGAGAGTACAACCTCAGAGTAACCGACGACCAGTCCGGTGTCCAAGAGGAGTCCCGAGACATCACGGTCACCGAAGCTGGCATCGGAGTCGCTGAGATTCCCGGTGACCGAACCTTCTACGAAGACCGCGGTGACGTGGCAAAGATTGCAATCGACATTCGGAATACCGACACAGCGACGTTGGCAATCGGGAATTCCGATAAGGGATTCAGGTCCAACGTGACAGTCAAAGACGGCAACGAAGACGGGAGAGTCGAACTCCTGTTCAACACCTACGCCGTCACGGGCTTAGAAGGCGAACTCTCGGACAGCGAGCGCGATGCTGTCTACTCCACGAACAACTCCGAGGACAGCGTGACGGACGCCGACGTAGACGAGCAGAACTCGGTCAGTAGCCTTCTCGAAGGGGCGAGTTACCCGCTCGAAGTGAGGGCCGGAGAGAGTTCGGACATGTCGGACTCGCAGGGTGTTGGACAGCTCATCCTCCAAGAACGTGAGACGTCGTGGATACAGAGTTGGACTGCACCGTCGCAAAGAAACTACGATACAGCCGACGAGATTCACGAGGCAATAACTACCAACAACCTTACAAAAAGTAACAAAGTTGCGTTCGGAGACTTAGCGGTCCATCGCATCAAGGCATCGGGGATCGAAGGCGCACTCAAAACAAAAGCCGACGACGTGGAAGATGCGTTCTTCGAACTCAGCGACGATGGAGACATCTCCTTTACGGTCGAGCAAGCTGACCCGGGTCCGAACCGCGAACCGTATCAATTCGTCCTTGACGGAAGTCACTCGGACGTCGTCGCCGACGGCGAGAACGACACATACTACGTCATCGTGGACACGGACGAAGTCGAGACCACCGAACGGAGCGTAGAACCCGAACACAGTTTGACCGCCAACTTTACCGTCTTCGGAGACACGGGCCTCGCAGATGAGGAAGACCAAACGGTGAAGGCCAAGTACGAACTCGTTGAAGCTGAATTCGGGGTTGAAGAACCGCTGAACGTCTCTGCGACAGCAGACGAAGTCATCGGCGGCGAGACGAACCTCGCGCCCGGAACACAGATCGACATTCTGATTCGGGACAGCGGCGACACGCGGCCACCGTTCGTGAAGACGGGTACCGCCTACGTCTCCGAGGATGGAACGTTCGAGAGCACGGTTGACTTCAGCGAACAGAGCGTAAACGATACGTTCGATGCCTTCATCGACGGCGGCCCCGCAGGTGAGGTCACCATCGAGGGGAACGTCGTCGATGACGGCGAGACGCCGACACCGACCGATACCCCGATAACGTCGACGAGCACGACGACAACCGACACGTCCACCGATACGCCAACGCCCACGAAAACGGCAACGCCAACTGACACACCGACGCCCACGGAAACGCTCCAACCCGTCGATACGCCCGGATTCGGTATCCCCATCGCTGTCGTTGCCTTCCTCGCCGCGGCGCTCCTCGTGAGTCGCCGCGAGTAA
- the tenA gene encoding thiaminase II codes for MAFTDDLSAVADPVWDAIVAHPMVEQLGAGTLSTEPFEYWVRQDYVYLVDYSRVFAYGAATAPDLDKMGTFAELLDSTINTEMDLHRAYAAEFGISEAELEATEASPTTRAYTDFLVRVAATGTFGDLVAVLLPCMWGFNETAKRLESEGMPDDDRYAEWIQTYAGEEFTELTTWCKELMNDVAVGRSDAERERFRNLFETSARYEYRFWDAAWRQEEWSI; via the coding sequence ATGGCATTCACAGACGACCTGTCAGCGGTCGCGGACCCGGTATGGGACGCCATCGTCGCCCATCCGATGGTCGAACAGTTGGGAGCAGGCACTCTCAGTACGGAGCCGTTCGAGTACTGGGTCAGGCAGGACTACGTCTATCTGGTGGACTACTCACGGGTGTTCGCCTACGGGGCGGCGACGGCGCCGGACCTCGACAAAATGGGGACGTTCGCCGAACTCCTCGATTCGACCATTAACACGGAGATGGATCTTCACCGCGCCTACGCCGCGGAGTTCGGTATCTCGGAGGCGGAGTTAGAAGCGACCGAAGCATCGCCAACGACCAGAGCGTACACCGACTTCCTCGTCCGCGTCGCGGCAACGGGAACGTTCGGTGACCTCGTCGCCGTTCTCCTGCCGTGCATGTGGGGATTCAACGAGACGGCGAAACGGCTAGAATCCGAAGGGATGCCCGACGACGACCGGTACGCCGAGTGGATACAAACGTACGCGGGCGAGGAGTTCACCGAACTGACGACGTGGTGCAAAGAGTTGATGAACGACGTGGCGGTGGGGCGGAGCGACGCGGAGCGTGAACGGTTCCGAAACCTGTTCGAGACCTCCGCTCGCTACGAGTACCGATTCTGGGACGCCGCGTGGCGACAGGAGGAGTGGTCGATATGA
- a CDS encoding TenA family protein, which translates to MSREETASERVPETFEAYAETTDEARFTDWLRERSQPDWDAATTHRFTRELGADELDDEVFRRYLVQDYAFLETLVGLVGHAVGDAPTMAAKSQLTEFLGTLTADENDYFERSFEALGVPPETYTDPDLTPTTMAMEDLLERAAREGGYAETLAVFVPAEWIYREWATAVANESPSRFYLAEWIELHAVEEFQAVVGWLRDELDREGAAAAPQRRRRLERLFRRTASLEVAFFDAAYDSDGKSATGDADVPGGEK; encoded by the coding sequence ATGAGCCGTGAAGAGACAGCGTCGGAGCGCGTCCCCGAGACGTTCGAGGCGTACGCCGAGACGACGGACGAAGCCCGGTTCACCGACTGGCTTCGGGAGCGTTCGCAACCAGACTGGGACGCAGCGACGACACACCGCTTCACGCGCGAACTCGGTGCTGACGAACTCGACGACGAAGTGTTCCGGCGGTATCTCGTGCAGGATTACGCGTTCCTCGAAACGCTGGTCGGTCTCGTCGGCCACGCCGTGGGCGATGCACCGACGATGGCGGCGAAAAGCCAACTCACGGAGTTTCTCGGGACGCTCACGGCCGACGAAAACGACTACTTCGAGCGTTCGTTCGAGGCCCTCGGCGTTCCGCCAGAGACGTACACCGATCCGGACCTGACGCCGACGACGATGGCGATGGAGGACCTGCTCGAACGGGCCGCACGTGAAGGCGGGTACGCCGAAACGCTCGCCGTCTTCGTGCCCGCCGAGTGGATTTACCGGGAGTGGGCAACTGCGGTCGCCAACGAGTCGCCCTCGCGGTTCTACCTCGCAGAGTGGATAGAACTCCACGCCGTCGAGGAATTCCAAGCCGTTGTCGGATGGTTGCGCGACGAACTCGACCGGGAAGGGGCCGCCGCCGCACCGCAGCGACGACGACGCCTCGAACGACTGTTCCGACGCACGGCATCGTTGGAAGTCGCGTTCTTCGACGCGGCATATGACTCAGACGGCAAGAGCGCGACGGGCGACGCGGACGTGCCCGGAGGTGAGAAGTAA